In Candidatus Poribacteria bacterium, one genomic interval encodes:
- a CDS encoding glycosyltransferase family 39 protein, with protein sequence MKSLVAARNSPNLANHPNFANSLIISTILAIGFALRLIGINVGLPDAPDPREVIIAQDVLNLVHLTAVPQTYNWPGTAWFYLIALIGKLLSFVGIHLTEPRVILLARCVNVLLSTATLWLTYCIGRRCYGRRIGQIAAGLLAVAMLHATNESRLALVDMPATFCVTLFLYLVTRSRSSSGALTSQTAVWLGVVAGFGFAVKFTTVFCGFSLLCFVGSTGFYKRLATVIGVSVLTFTLLCPYWLMDLVSPTWNLFFSDFWYEAIHYHQGHFGLISTGDAGWLQRFTYLWSLLKWGVGLPLALLVGLGVLRGILSLRRDIGGAPTVAFALLAFVIPYLLFIGVHKVKFARHLLILYPTLTVFAAAALVRLPGTIEALFEFGCQRKMRGSKSLTGAGGYGVFGKWVTVVVGGIVVLYASMYTAAFAFVLTTQPTRISASEWITKHVPPEEIIARAPEVLFDWLLPEVDLEVMDGEAEWGLILVPNLEVFQKYQKQPKDYQEQDWYPLDGVAVEETLAFYERILGVGSPYVLSKTFKRTPRFLGVQISDRDAPFPMRALVHPELRLYQRRD encoded by the coding sequence CATCGGTATAAACGTCGGCTTGCCCGACGCGCCAGATCCGCGTGAGGTCATCATTGCGCAAGATGTGCTGAACCTCGTTCACCTCACAGCCGTCCCACAAACCTACAATTGGCCCGGAACAGCGTGGTTTTACCTCATCGCGCTGATAGGGAAACTGTTATCGTTTGTCGGTATACACCTAACGGAACCCCGTGTGATTTTGTTGGCACGGTGTGTGAATGTCTTACTATCAACGGCAACACTCTGGCTTACCTATTGCATCGGGCGGCGGTGTTACGGCAGACGGATTGGACAAATCGCAGCCGGATTGCTCGCTGTTGCAATGTTACACGCCACCAATGAGTCGCGTCTCGCACTCGTTGACATGCCAGCGACCTTTTGTGTGACGCTGTTTCTCTATCTTGTAACACGTTCGCGTTCTTCTTCAGGTGCGCTGACCTCCCAGACTGCGGTATGGCTCGGTGTTGTCGCTGGATTTGGGTTTGCAGTCAAGTTCACGACTGTCTTCTGCGGTTTTTCTCTGTTGTGTTTTGTCGGTAGCACCGGATTCTATAAAAGGCTCGCAACAGTCATCGGTGTTTCTGTTTTAACCTTCACACTCCTCTGTCCCTATTGGTTAATGGATCTGGTTTCACCAACGTGGAATCTTTTCTTTTCTGATTTCTGGTATGAGGCGATCCACTATCATCAAGGACATTTCGGTCTCATTTCAACGGGCGATGCTGGTTGGCTACAGCGGTTTACCTACCTGTGGAGCCTCTTGAAATGGGGCGTGGGATTGCCGCTCGCGCTCCTTGTCGGTTTGGGTGTGCTGCGAGGTATCCTTTCGCTGAGACGGGACATCGGCGGAGCCCCTACAGTGGCGTTCGCTTTACTTGCCTTCGTTATTCCCTATCTACTCTTTATCGGGGTCCATAAAGTCAAGTTTGCCCGTCATTTGTTGATACTCTATCCAACTCTGACTGTGTTTGCTGCGGCTGCGCTTGTGCGTTTGCCAGGTACTATCGAAGCACTTTTCGAGTTCGGATGTCAGCGAAAAATGAGAGGTTCTAAAAGTCTTACTGGAGCAGGTGGGTATGGTGTATTTGGAAAATGGGTTACAGTCGTTGTAGGAGGGATTGTGGTACTTTATGCATCGATGTATACGGCTGCTTTTGCTTTTGTCCTGACAACACAACCGACACGTATTTCAGCATCTGAATGGATAACGAAGCACGTTCCGCCAGAAGAGATTATCGCCCGCGCACCAGAGGTCTTGTTCGATTGGCTGCTTCCCGAAGTAGATTTAGAGGTGATGGATGGGGAGGCAGAGTGGGGCCTTATCCTCGTGCCAAACCTTGAAGTATTCCAAAAATACCAGAAGCAACCCAAAGATTATCAAGAACAGGATTGGTATCCTCTTGATGGAGTTGCCGTGGAGGAGACGCTGGCATTTTACGAGCGGATTTTAGGGGTAGGAAGTCCGTATGTATTGTCCAAGACCTTTAAGCGGACACCGCGCTTTTTAGGCGTTCAAATATCTGATAGAGATGCTCCGTTTCCAATGCGAGCACTGGTACATCCTGAGCTCCGCCTCTATCAACGTCGCGATTGA